TTTACTATTTGGATTATCAGCAGTTGAAGAAAAGAAGAAGTTAATTTTTTCTTCTTTCTCTTTCCTTCAATATCAATCCCAATTCCCTGCCTGTCTGCCCTTTCACCGAAGTATTTTCCTGCGCACGCCTGATGAGGTAAGGAATCACATCACGTACCGGACCATACGGAACATACTTGGAAACATTGTATCCGGCCAAAGCAAGATTGTAACTGATAGTGTCGCTCATGCCGAGAAGTTGTGAGAAATAAATATTGGGATGGTTGGCAAAAAGATTTTTTTCTTTCATTAACTCAACGGCAAGCATGGAACTTTTTTCATTGTGTGAAGCACAGCAAAAAGAAATCCTGTCAAGATGCGCCATGCAGAAGCGGATGGCGCCATCGTACATGGAATCGGTGAGTTCTTTAGTATCGTTGATGGGGGATTTATAATTCATCTTCAGGGCACGCTCTCTTTCTTTTTCCAAATAAGCGCCACGCACCAATTTTGCTCCAAGAAAATAATTCCCATTCTTAGCATGAAGAAAACAATCTATCAGATACTCCAATCTATCCGTTCGGTAAAGTTGAAATGTATTATAGACAATCGCCTTTTCTTTATTGTACAACTTCATCATTTCATTTATTAATCCGTCAACCGCCCGTTGAATCCAACTCTCTTCAGCATCCACAAATACAGGAACGCCCGTATCGTAAGACGCTTTGCAAATTCTGTTGAAACGTTCGTGAACACGATCGAATTCTTTTTTCTCGATTTCCGTTAAGACAATTCCGATAGCGCTTACTTTTTCAAGAAGTTCAAATCGCGCAATGCCTGTCGGTTTGAAGACAGAAAATCCAATGTTCCTATTGTGTTTTGCCTCGTTGATAATGGAAATACATTCTTCCGTGCACCTGTCAAAATCTTCTTCAGATTCTTTTCCTTCTGCAGAATAATCCAGCACCGATTTTATGTTGAACCGTGCTAAGTCATTAATTTTT
This Bacteroidota bacterium DNA region includes the following protein-coding sequences:
- a CDS encoding proline dehydrogenase family protein, coding for MAISFDNTQVAFSSRSDKDLKGSYWLFRLISNPALVSIGKVLTNIALAIRFPIKWIVKPTIFRQFCGGETVEESRKKINDLARFNIKSVLDYSAEGKESEEDFDRCTEECISIINEAKHNRNIGFSVFKPTGIARFELLEKVSAIGIVLTEIEKKEFDRVHERFNRICKASYDTGVPVFVDAEESWIQRAVDGLINEMMKLYNKEKAIVYNTFQLYRTDRLEYLIDCFLHAKNGNYFLGAKLVRGAYLEKERERALKMNYKSPINDTKELTDSMYDGAIRFCMAHLDRISFCCASHNEKSSMLAVELMKEKNLFANHPNIYFSQLLGMSDTISYNLALAGYNVSKYVPYGPVRDVIPYLIRRAQENTSVKGQTGRELGLILKERERRKN